The proteins below are encoded in one region of Vulpes lagopus strain Blue_001 chromosome 10, ASM1834538v1, whole genome shotgun sequence:
- the C10H11orf1 gene encoding UPF0686 protein C11orf1 homolog isoform X3 produces the protein MRSQAGTSAQRQSLAYFLANPHYGSLINADGHAEIWTDWNDMSKFFQYGWRCTTNENSYSNHTLMGNWNQERYDLRNIVQPKPLPSQFGHYFETTYDMSYNNKRPLSTHRFKREPHWFPGHQPELDPPRYKCTEKSTYMASYSEPPLGHYSACVWNPSNCQQVQDSKKE, from the exons ATGAGATCACAAGCAGGCACTAGCGCACAG AGACAGTCCCTCGCCTATTTCCTTGCAAACCCACACTATGGCAGCCTCATTAATGCAGATGGACATGCTGAAATATGGACAGATTGGAATGATATGTCCAAGTTTTTCCAATATGGATGGAGATGTACCACTAATGAGAATTCCTATTCAAATCATACCCTGATGGGAAACTGGAACCAGGAAAGATATGACCTAAGGAATATCGTGCAGCCCAAACCATTGCCTTCCCAG tttggacACTATTTTGAAACAACGTATGACATGAGCTATAACAACAAAAGGCCACTTTCAACTCATA GATTTAAGAGAGAGCCTCACTGGTTTCCAGGACATCAGCCTGAGCTGGATCCTCCTCGATACAAATGCACAGAAAAGTCAACTTATATGGCTAGCTACTCAGAACCTCCACTTGGGCATTACTCTGCCTGTGTGTGGAATCCTAGTAACTGCCAACAGGTCCAGGATtctaagaaagaataa
- the C10H11orf1 gene encoding UPF0686 protein C11orf1 homolog isoform X2 produces MAASLCLCCSRFLQRQSLAYFLANPHYGSLINADGHAEIWTDWNDMSKFFQYGWRCTTNENSYSNHTLMGNWNQERYDLRNIVQPKPLPSQFGHYFETTYDMSYNNKRPLSTHRFKREPHWFPGHQPELDPPRYKCTEKSTYMASYSEPPLGHYSACVWNPSNCQQVQDSKKE; encoded by the exons ATGGCTGCTTCCCTTTGTCTCTGCTGCTCGAGATTTCTCCAG AGACAGTCCCTCGCCTATTTCCTTGCAAACCCACACTATGGCAGCCTCATTAATGCAGATGGACATGCTGAAATATGGACAGATTGGAATGATATGTCCAAGTTTTTCCAATATGGATGGAGATGTACCACTAATGAGAATTCCTATTCAAATCATACCCTGATGGGAAACTGGAACCAGGAAAGATATGACCTAAGGAATATCGTGCAGCCCAAACCATTGCCTTCCCAG tttggacACTATTTTGAAACAACGTATGACATGAGCTATAACAACAAAAGGCCACTTTCAACTCATA GATTTAAGAGAGAGCCTCACTGGTTTCCAGGACATCAGCCTGAGCTGGATCCTCCTCGATACAAATGCACAGAAAAGTCAACTTATATGGCTAGCTACTCAGAACCTCCACTTGGGCATTACTCTGCCTGTGTGTGGAATCCTAGTAACTGCCAACAGGTCCAGGATtctaagaaagaataa
- the C10H11orf1 gene encoding UPF0686 protein C11orf1 homolog isoform X1 translates to MWPVNSRSLQSHGDRTAKEAALRQSLAYFLANPHYGSLINADGHAEIWTDWNDMSKFFQYGWRCTTNENSYSNHTLMGNWNQERYDLRNIVQPKPLPSQFGHYFETTYDMSYNNKRPLSTHRFKREPHWFPGHQPELDPPRYKCTEKSTYMASYSEPPLGHYSACVWNPSNCQQVQDSKKE, encoded by the exons ATGTGGCCTGTGAATTCACGGAGCTTACAGTCTCATGGAGACCGCACAGCGAAGGAGGCAGCCCTG AGACAGTCCCTCGCCTATTTCCTTGCAAACCCACACTATGGCAGCCTCATTAATGCAGATGGACATGCTGAAATATGGACAGATTGGAATGATATGTCCAAGTTTTTCCAATATGGATGGAGATGTACCACTAATGAGAATTCCTATTCAAATCATACCCTGATGGGAAACTGGAACCAGGAAAGATATGACCTAAGGAATATCGTGCAGCCCAAACCATTGCCTTCCCAG tttggacACTATTTTGAAACAACGTATGACATGAGCTATAACAACAAAAGGCCACTTTCAACTCATA GATTTAAGAGAGAGCCTCACTGGTTTCCAGGACATCAGCCTGAGCTGGATCCTCCTCGATACAAATGCACAGAAAAGTCAACTTATATGGCTAGCTACTCAGAACCTCCACTTGGGCATTACTCTGCCTGTGTGTGGAATCCTAGTAACTGCCAACAGGTCCAGGATtctaagaaagaataa